A window of the Lates calcarifer isolate ASB-BC8 unplaced genomic scaffold, TLL_Latcal_v3 _unitig_4075_quiver_1584, whole genome shotgun sequence genome harbors these coding sequences:
- the LOC108896191 gene encoding glucocorticoid-induced transcript 1 protein produces MSKSAQMPLSNITVPKPSISRVPSSMEGINHELEKVFIKDNGEKEELKSLEVPDGRRAPFPPQQRSSSSRSVDTQTPSAPGRSSSCSSLSPCPSPACPPGSHDGSPYSTEDLLYDRDKDSGSSSPLPKFASSPKPNNSYMFKREPPEGCEKIKAFEEMSSRQSTSASVPLFSCPDKNKVNFIPTGSAFCPVKLPGSLHLTPASEPEEDEDNVEAGPGSEPQGATPFYGAPSQVSTSTSTDDPPEEPSSPSETADAQTDSPAIS; encoded by the exons ATGTCGAAGTCGGCCCAGATGCCGCTGTCCAACATCACAGTGCCAAAGCCCTCCATCTCAAGGGTGCCCAGCAGCATGGAGGGCATCAACCATGAGCTGGAGAAGGTCTTCATCAAAGAcaatggagagaaggaggagctCAAG TCCCTGGAGGTTCCTGACGGGCGACGAGCACCCTTCCCTCCCCAgcagcgcagcagcagcagccgcagcgTGGACACCCAGACTCCCTCAGCCCCAGGCCGGTCCAGCAGTTGCTCCAGCCTGTCGCCCTGTCCCTCGCCAGCTTGCCCACCAGGATCACATGACGGCAGCCCCTACTCCACAGAGGACCTACTGTACGACCGTGATAAAG ACAGCGGAAGCAGCTCACCATTGCCCAAGTTCGCCTCTTCACCCAAACCCAACAACAGCTACATGTTCAAGCGAGAGCCACCAGAGGGCTGTGAGAAGATTAAAGCTTTTGAGGAGATGAG ctcgAGGCAGTCCACATCGGCATCAGTCCCCCTCTTCTCCTGCCCCGACAAAAACAAGGTCAACTTCATCCCAACAGGTTCGGCATTCTGCCCCGTCAAACTCCCCGGCTCCCTGCACCTCACCCCAGCCTCAGAGCCTGAGGAGGACGAGGACAACGTGGAGGCAGGCCCCGGCTCAGAGCCCCAGGGGGCCACACCATTCTACGGCGCTCCCTCTCAGGTCTCCACGAGCACCAGCACAGACGACCCTCCGGAGGAGCCCAGCTCGCCCTCAGAGACTGCAGACGCCCAGACAGACAGCCCGGCCATCAGCTAG